The window tcatttaaatgtttttactttgCTTTATTGTTACAATTTGTACAGTAGATAGAAAATATACATTGGAACAACTTTatatacagtggtgtgaaaaagtgttagCCCCCATCCAGATTTCCCATGCTATTATTGCatatttgtcacactttaatgtttcagatcatcaaacaaattaaaatattagTCAAAGAATAAAACCCAAgtgaacacaacatgcagtttttaaatgaaggtttttaatattaaaggaaaaaaGTCAAAACTACATGGCCCTGTGTAAAAAAGTGTGTTAGTACCCACTGGCttttaatgtaaatatgattggttctaaaaatgtacatatatattttttcatactTGAGACAATATACATTgaatttcatttataaataaaactatattttgaaCAATGAgtgaaattaagtttatttaatgtataaatgAGTTGTTCTAAAACTGTACAGTTATTTTTCTTAACACGTATCTAATGTGTGCATTGCATGTCTGttagaagtgtgtgtgtgtgtgtgctattcCTGGGTTTATAAGCATGTGTTAGGTAGCCAGTTGTTAAAAACAATGAGTCCAACTTAATTTTTACTGACTTCCATTTCTCTAAATATACTATTTGGAGGGTTTAGCCTCCGCCCAAATCTCCATCAAAGTAAATGCGTTCCAGGTGGATTCGGAAGTCAGTTctggttttgacaaaaaaaaaatcacaccaTGTTATCCCTGTGATTCCTCTGAAGTGTCCTCCTGGGTTGGAGTTTATAGCACCATGTAAACAAACTCGTCACGCTTCCCCGTTTCAGTCTATGTAACCCCGGGAGCGAACAAACAATGCAGTCCTGATTAAAAAGTTTGGAGCACCCTCTCGTGTTGTCTGTAATCTAATGAGAAAGTGAGTGAATTATTTTGATAACTGCCATCCAAAACGTGTTCAACTTGGAAAGCTAGCGTTAGCAAACTAAAACAATTTCACTTACCTGAAAATAAGGTCCAATATCCCTTTTAGTCACTTCGGAAGCGATGAAAGGTTATATATTATCACTCTCTTTCGTTAATATTATGTACAGCCTAATACACAACATCGCATTCACAATTCTCTTGTGATTCACtgcgatacttccgggtttctcACCGGAGGCTCAGATGCGTGACGTCAGCGTGTTGTACCTACCCTTTCCGTAATAAacgtaaatttgttttaaaacttgtaattttgttcgctcattgtaaatttgtttaaacaattgtaaatttgttaaaaaacttgtacatttgtTCACTcgttgtaaatttgttaaaaaacttttacttttgttcggtcattgtaaatttgttaaaaaaaaaacttgtaaatttgttaaaaaaaactttaaaatttattcactcattgtaaatgtattcactcatttaaaaaacttgtaaatttgtttaaaaacttgtaaagttgttaaaaaaacgtgtaaatttgtttaaaaacttgtaaatttgtttttaatattgtaaataagtaatttaccattgtaatttatttttgcacCCTGAGGCCACGGTACTAGCAAGCAATGAGAAAACCCAAGAAACCATTTTgcagagctatatctctgcatcagaacatcatagagacatggggttggGCTCTTTAGACTCATTAAACtgactcacattttcttcagtgtagggagagatttcactgaataaaAACACAGCTTTTTACTAATAACTTTTGTATTCTTCTGCCTTTTCAATGGTTATTAAATTGCTTTTCCAATCTCAACTTTATTTCCTTTCGTGGCCttgttcggcttgaccccggtattgctgcttgcagctatatttaagATTTATTATTTCCATAATTCACACAAACACTTTAATTTTCCCATCTAGCATATTCTCATGATGAAGATCTGAGGGTCCTGATTGTTGGAGATGAACGTGGTGTCAGATATTCCTCAGAAGTTCTGTTAGGAAATAAAGCAAGCATGCAGATGAATGATACAGTCATTACAGATGATGGTCAGAGAATGATGGTGGTCAGTGGACCAAACCCCtgtttcaaaaacacagaagagAGCTTCAAAACAGCTCTGTTCCTCTCATCTCCTGGACCTCATGCTGTTCTGATGGCTCTCGATCCAGAAGATCCAGAATCTGAGCAGTGTGATCTTCTCAAACATCTTCATGAGTCGCTGGGATCAGAAGTCGTACAGTACTGCATCGTTCTtctgctccaacaacaacaccaTCCAGAGAAAGCTGAAGACATCGGTAAAGCTAGAGAAATGATCAACACATGTGGAGGCAGATTTCACAGAATCACTGACCCCAGACCTGCTCTTATAGCAGAAATAAACAAGTTACTCTGGCTTAATGAACGAACCTTTTACTCACTGGagctttttaaaacattacaagACACAGAGCAAACACACATAGATGAAGATGCTGCTGAAGAAGTTCATCTCTTTACTGTTATATGTCAGACTTTAGGTGTAACAACAGCAGTTGTGGGTTTGAGTCTCGTGCTCTTAATGAACATTGTTGGGGGAATTCTGTTTGGAAATTTGCTGAGACTTTTGTCAG is drawn from Misgurnus anguillicaudatus chromosome 6, ASM2758022v2, whole genome shotgun sequence and contains these coding sequences:
- the LOC141364200 gene encoding uncharacterized protein; its protein translation is MKVSKTKPKCLLVLILTFYITAVQSKAYSHDEDLRVLIVGDERGVRYSSEVLLGNKASMQMNDTVITDDGQRMMVVSGPNPCFKNTEESFKTALFLSSPGPHAVLMALDPEDPESEQCDLLKHLHESLGSEVVQYCIVLLLQQQHHPEKAEDIGKAREMINTCGGRFHRITDPRPALIAEINKLLWLNERTFYSLELFKTLQDTEQTHIDEDAAEEVHLFTVICQTLGVTTAVVGLSLVLLMNIVGGILFGNLLRLLSGFVVSIAIEITLRNKLSPEVSIPLNLVLISSITVFIMIGKKTGLPESSQILRKIYLYTCASFLFCLNIAVGMFTSIRSWSDVIIACHIALGITVSIITFSLFDDRITFRMKNCGPLVEMFVSFLCCMAGMTRLIGFVTLLNQFDIKITTTLYIFGLTVAYFYFRG